A stretch of DNA from Mesorhizobium onobrychidis:
TCCCTCATGCGAGGCGCGCACGACCGATCGGCCCTCGGACTTGCGGAATGCATCGATCAGCCTGTCGAGATCGGCTGACGCGACGCCAGGCATGTCGCCAAGCACGATCATGGCACCGGCAGCGTCGCCGGCAACTTTCGCGATGCCGGCCTTCAGCGACGAAGACAGGCCGTCAGCGAAATCCGGATTGTCGGCGAAGGTGACCTCCAGACCAGACAACGCCGCGCGTACACGCTCGCGCTGATGGCCGGTGACGACGATTGTATCAGAGGCTTTCGAGCCGAGCGCGCGCTCGGCGGTGCGGCGGACCAGCGGCTTGCCGTCGAACAGCGCCAGCAGCTTGTTCGGGCCGCCCATGCGGCTGGAGCGGCCGGCGGCCAGCAGCACGACATCGACCTTCAACTCGGCTCTGGCCGGCAGCGGCTCGCGCGGCTGTGGCCGCGTCGGGATTTCCATCAACAGACCGCCGACACCCATGCCGGCGATATCCTTGGCCGTCACGTCGAGGCCGGCGATCAACCGGTCAAGAACCCAGTCGAAGCCGTTCTCCTTGGGGCTGCGGGCGCAGCCCGGTGCGCCGATGACGCGCTTGCCGCCAAGCTTGCCGAGCACCAACAGATTGCCGGGATCGACAGGCATGCCGGCGCGGATGACGATGCCGCCGGCCTTCTCGATCGCCGCCGGGACGACGTCGCCAAAATCGCTCATCGCCGAGGCGCCGAAGATCACCACCATGTCGTTATCGCGCGCCAGCGAGGCCGCAGCCTCCGCAACGGTGCCAACTTCGTGCGGCGTGCGGCGCTCCGCCGTCAGCCGGCCGCCCGAGCGCGCCAAGCGGGCTTCGGTGACACGCAACGTCTTGTCGAGCACGCTCTGCTTGATGCCGGGCAGAACCGTCTGGATGACGCCGACACGCACCGGCTGATAGACATTGACGGCAAAGATCTCGCCGCCGGCGCAGATCCTCGCCACCGAATCGACCAGCATGGAGCTGACCGCGAAGGGAATGATCTTCACCGTTGCAACCATCTGGCCCTTTTCAACCGGCGCGTGCTGCGCCAAGGTGGCGATGGTGATCGTCGGATCAACGGCGTTGATGGCGTCGATCATCGCCGCATCGACGGTGAAGATGCCGGCCGCCTGAGCGTGGAGATTAACCCGGCCGGTCGCAGCGGACTTGGCCTCGATGTTGCGATGAATCATGCTCTCCGCGATCTTTTCGGCGGCAGCGTCCTCGCTCAAATCGTCGGGAGCAAGAACAGCCGCGACAACCTCCGAAATCCCCGCGGCCTTGAGCAAAGCCACATCGTCGGCGTTCAGCCGATGCGCCTTGCGGAAGCGCCGTTCTCCGGCCGTGGTGGCATGCGCCAGCACCGCGCCTTCGGCCGTGTTGATCGGGATGAGGCCGAATTTCACGCCGCCGCGCCTTTGGATTCCAGGCCACGCGAGCGAAAGGCCTGAATTGCCTGCGCCAGCACCGCTACCGCGATCTCGGCCGGGCTCGCGGCGCCGATATCGAGGCCGATCGGCGCGTGGATGCGGGCGATCTGGTCGGCGGTCGCGCCCAATGCCAGCAGGCGCTCGACGCGCTTAGCATGGGTCTTGCGGCTGCCAAGCGCCCCGACATAGAAGCAGTTGGCGTCGAGCGCCGCCTTCAGCGCGAAGTCATCGATCTTCGGATCATGAGTGACGGCTGCCAACGCCGTATAGCTGTCGAGCGGCTGGCGTTTCAGGGCATCCTCCGGCCATTCGGCATGCAGTGCGACATCGGGAAAGCGGTCTGATGTGGCGAACGCCGCGCGCGGATCGACGATCTCCACGGGATAGCCGGCGATCTTGGCCATCGGCGCCAGTGCCTGGCTGATATGGACGGCGCCGAT
This window harbors:
- a CDS encoding XdhC family protein, which codes for MDPYALKTLNAERRARRAAILVTDLGDGRDRIVREGDQVAGELGAAIAKAFRLGNSGSVEAEGRTFFLNAYLPQPRLVVIGAVHISQALAPMAKIAGYPVEIVDPRAAFATSDRFPDVALHAEWPEDALKRQPLDSYTALAAVTHDPKIDDFALKAALDANCFYVGALGSRKTHAKRVERLLALGATADQIARIHAPIGLDIGAASPAEIAVAVLAQAIQAFRSRGLESKGAAA
- a CDS encoding molybdopterin-binding/glycosyltransferase family 2 protein → MKFGLIPINTAEGAVLAHATTAGERRFRKAHRLNADDVALLKAAGISEVVAAVLAPDDLSEDAAAEKIAESMIHRNIEAKSAATGRVNLHAQAAGIFTVDAAMIDAINAVDPTITIATLAQHAPVEKGQMVATVKIIPFAVSSMLVDSVARICAGGEIFAVNVYQPVRVGVIQTVLPGIKQSVLDKTLRVTEARLARSGGRLTAERRTPHEVGTVAEAAASLARDNDMVVIFGASAMSDFGDVVPAAIEKAGGIVIRAGMPVDPGNLLVLGKLGGKRVIGAPGCARSPKENGFDWVLDRLIAGLDVTAKDIAGMGVGGLLMEIPTRPQPREPLPARAELKVDVVLLAAGRSSRMGGPNKLLALFDGKPLVRRTAERALGSKASDTIVVTGHQRERVRAALSGLEVTFADNPDFADGLSSSLKAGIAKVAGDAAGAMIVLGDMPGVASADLDRLIDAFRKSEGRSVVRASHEGRRGNPVLLPRSLFAAIAHLEGDTGARHLVEAEGLDVVDVEIGKAASIDVDTREALEGAGGVLQD